The region TGGTGCCCGGCCTGCGTGACGATGAAGCAATCGATCATCCCACGCCTGCAACGTGCTGGCCGTCTGAGCGGCGTCGTCTACACGGAAGTCGACGCAGATGCCCAACCGCGAATCGCTCGTCGCATCATGTCTGGTGGAGGCTACCCGCAATTGGCCCTTTACCGCAAGACGAAAGATGGCTGGAAGCGTCAGATCTTGATTGGTGTGCAGTCGGAAACGACGATCACCACCCTGGTCGATCGCGCTGTCTCCGCTCAAGAGTCGGAAGGCAAACTGGAAGTCCTGCCGATCTCGCAGTAGTTCCCCCAGCCAAACGCAGCGCATGACCGAACCAGGTGATGCGCTGGCAAGCCAACTCCCAAAGAAAGCCGAGAGTCCCGCCTCCCGGCTTTTTCTATGCGCCCCAA is a window of Bremerella sp. TYQ1 DNA encoding:
- a CDS encoding thioredoxin family protein, encoding MLGITLAILLQASVAGETTTDYNTAFKAASENGKPMLVLVGTDWCPACVTMKQSIIPRLQRAGRLSGVVYTEVDADAQPRIARRIMSGGGYPQLALYRKTKDGWKRQILIGVQSETTITTLVDRAVSAQESEGKLEVLPISQ